TCAAGTGCGATCTCGCCAATTTCTATTGCCTCTTTTTGGGACAGGGAAGGAAGTTCTAAGGTTTTAGCCTCTAGAGCCAACCCTGCACTTGTGAACCCGCCCGTTGTTTCGACCACGCGCTAATTGTGCCTTACTGTGCGTGCATGATCACTATCCCAGAAACCGACCTCGTAGTTCATCCGCTGTGCCTTGGCAGCAACATCTTTGGCTCCAATGCCGATGAAGCCCAGTCCCATGCAGTGATGGATGCCTATAGCGCACATGCCGGTAACTTCATCGACACTGCCGATATGTATAACCAGTGGGTAGAAGGGCATGTGGGTGGTGAATCAGAATCAGTTATTGGATCGTGGATGAAAAAGTGCAACAACCGCCAATCAATGGTTATTGCTACCAAAGTCTCAAAGATGGATAAAAGACCAGGGCTATCTGCAAAGAACATCTTTGCAGCCTGTGAAGAATCTTTAAATCGTCTTCAAACAGATTACATCGATCTTTACTACAGCCACGCAGATGATGAGACTGTTGCGTTGGAAGAAACTCTGGGTGCTTATGCCCAGCTCATCGCGCAAGGCAAAGTCCGCTACATCGCTGCCTCTAACTTCACACCAGCACGCCTGCGTGAATCAATAAAGTTCAGTGAAGATAACAACATCCCCGCATATGTTGCCGTTCAAGATCTCTATAACCTCGTTGATAGAAAAACCTATGAAGGTGAAATGTCACAAGCTGTTTCAGATCTTGGAATCTCCAATATTCCTTTCTATGGCATCGCTAGAGGATTCCTCACAGGCAAATACCGCCCAGGTGTTACTGAAGTTGATTCAAAGCGAGCAGCTGGTGCCCGAGAATATGCAACTGATAAGAACTACGCAGTGCTTACTGTTATGGATGAAGTTGCAAAGAACCACAACGCATCACTGGCAGCCGTTGCACTTGCCTGGCTTCGTGCTCAACCAAGCGTGAGTGTTCCTATTGCATCGGCTAGAACTGTGGAACAGGTGGAAGAGATTATTCAGGTGGTGGAGTTGAGTAAGGAAGAAGTGGAAAAGCTGAATGGGGTTTCTGCTTAGTCACTGGAAGGAATACGCCAGAACCACACAAAAGCACCTAACCAATAAAGACCAGCTAGAACCACACCTGGTGTGCCAAGGGTGGTGCTGTAGAAATAAACAACTAAAGCAATCCCAACAAAGCTAGCCTGCATACCCCACAGGCAAAAAGCAGTGTTTGTTTTGCTAATTCCTTTGCGCATTAAGCGATGGGATAAATGATCTTTGCCGCCAGTAAATGGGGATATGCCACGTCGTATTCGTGAAAAGACAACTATGCACGTGTCCAAAATAGGAACTGCAAGCAAGATAGGCAAAATAGCTAAAGAGTTGATTTGCGGTGAGATTCCGGGATCAAGGCGAATCGTTAAAACAGCAACCAAAACTCCGAGGAAAAGAGCTCCAGCATCACCCATATAAATCTTGGCAGGAGATTTGTTCCATAGTAAGAAGCCCACAGTTGCACCACATGTAACACAAGCTAGGGCAGTGATAAGTTCTTGACCTTGATTAGCTGCAATAAGTGCAATACCAAAAGTTGAAACAGCAACAGTGCCAGCAGCACCGCCATCTAAATTGTCAAAGAAGTTAATTGAGTTGCATATTGCAACTATCCAAATAATGGTTATAACGTTATTGAGTAATTGATTAGCAGATGGCATAGGGTTGAGTTCAGCGTTGAGCATAAAGATTGCCACAAGAATTGCAACTACGGTTTGTGCGATTAATCTAGGCAGGGCTGGTAGGCCTTTGATGTCATCAATTAAACCCATTAAACCTAAAACCGCTGCTGGAAGAAGTGCGTATGTGATTAAAGGAAAGTTTGTTTTTGTGTTATCAGAATAATAAATTGCACCATAGGTAACAATGATGATGCTGAGCGCAATTGCCACTCCACCTAAATATGGAACCGGCTCTTTTTGGGTCTTGCGCTCCATGTTGGGTAGATCCATCACACTGAGTTTGATTGCTAAGGCTCGAACTGGCCAGGTTAAAAGACCGGCGAGCACAAATGCGGATACACCAAGAATCACAAACTGTATTGAGGTAATACTCACGGGGATGAGTATATGACGGGGTTTTAGCCCTTAAGGCGAGAGGCCATCGTGGCGGCAACTTTCAGCCACTTTGCCACCTGAGCATCGCTAAAGCCCTCAGTATTCATCACATAAAGGCCTGTAAACATGTCCCCATTGAATTGATAGAAACCTAGAAGAGTTCTACCCCGTACACCTGAATCGATATTTGTATACACAAATACTCGATTAGATTCGCCCATAACACCAGCTGGAATATTTGTTAAGGTTTTAAATTCATAGGGGACTAGCGCTCCAGTTGGATCCTTATATCCCTTTTCACTTTGGCACTGAGCTAGAACCTTTACTAACTCCTTTTGCGCGGCAGCGGCAGCTGCAGCTGATGAATAGCGCACTACTTCTGATGAAAGAAAAGCAAATGTGCTGCCTTCTTTTGTGGCAGCAACCTGGCGGCGCTCTACGCGCTCTTTCTCTGAAAGATACACACCATTACATAAATCTAACGATGGATCTTCAAGAGTAGTTCCTCTGCCCATAGGCAGCACAGTCCACTCTTGGCTGAAATCACTTGCGCGGAATCCAAACTTTGCCAGCTTTATTTGCTTCTCATCACTAAGGGAAGGATCACTAATTGCAGGTGCGCGATCGAGATCCTTTAAAGAACCAAGTGTGGTT
This DNA window, taken from Candidatus Planktophila vernalis, encodes the following:
- a CDS encoding glycosyltransferase family 4 protein, with protein sequence MSITSIQFVILGVSAFVLAGLLTWPVRALAIKLSVMDLPNMERKTQKEPVPYLGGVAIALSIIIVTYGAIYYSDNTKTNFPLITYALLPAAVLGLMGLIDDIKGLPALPRLIAQTVVAILVAIFMLNAELNPMPSANQLLNNVITIIWIVAICNSINFFDNLDGGAAGTVAVSTFGIALIAANQGQELITALACVTCGATVGFLLWNKSPAKIYMGDAGALFLGVLVAVLTIRLDPGISPQINSLAILPILLAVPILDTCIVVFSRIRRGISPFTGGKDHLSHRLMRKGISKTNTAFCLWGMQASFVGIALVVYFYSTTLGTPGVVLAGLYWLGAFVWFWRIPSSD
- a CDS encoding aldo/keto reductase; this translates as MITIPETDLVVHPLCLGSNIFGSNADEAQSHAVMDAYSAHAGNFIDTADMYNQWVEGHVGGESESVIGSWMKKCNNRQSMVIATKVSKMDKRPGLSAKNIFAACEESLNRLQTDYIDLYYSHADDETVALEETLGAYAQLIAQGKVRYIAASNFTPARLRESIKFSEDNNIPAYVAVQDLYNLVDRKTYEGEMSQAVSDLGISNIPFYGIARGFLTGKYRPGVTEVDSKRAAGAREYATDKNYAVLTVMDEVAKNHNASLAAVALAWLRAQPSVSVPIASARTVEQVEEIIQVVELSKEEVEKLNGVSA